From one Lentimicrobium sp. L6 genomic stretch:
- a CDS encoding AMP-binding protein, with translation MRKLEEWELDILKFVEEWLDERNEFFLVSSSGSTGKPKIISISRSQMIESALATADYLNLKEGQSSLLILPAQFIAGKMMIVRALVLGLDFYYLEPKVDILMHIDRGYDFCAAIPLQVQKVLNSNVPEKLDLLSEVIIGGAALANKDIAKLKDFKTHFHATYGMTETITHIAMKPLNDSRTSQSYHCLPGISIDQDSRGCLRIYSQRLPQDITVTNDRVELINEKEFILLGRADAVINSGGLKIQTEELEELIKENLGLEIMIGYKEDDVLGQKVVLLIEGQAEKFDKQKILAQLQLFLSKNKLPKEILFITLLFKTPNQKINRAQNQEWISKNC, from the coding sequence TTGAGGAAGTTAGAGGAGTGGGAACTGGATATCTTAAAATTCGTGGAAGAATGGTTGGATGAGAGAAACGAGTTTTTTTTAGTTTCTAGTTCAGGTTCCACAGGTAAACCCAAAATTATTTCCATCTCTAGAAGTCAAATGATAGAGAGTGCTTTAGCCACAGCGGACTACCTTAACCTTAAAGAAGGACAATCTTCTTTATTAATATTACCAGCTCAGTTTATTGCAGGAAAAATGATGATAGTCAGAGCTTTGGTTTTAGGATTAGATTTCTATTATTTGGAACCAAAGGTTGATATTCTAATGCACATAGATAGAGGATATGATTTCTGTGCAGCTATTCCACTTCAAGTCCAAAAAGTATTAAACTCAAATGTTCCGGAAAAACTTGACTTATTATCTGAAGTGATTATTGGAGGAGCTGCATTAGCAAATAAGGATATAGCTAAATTAAAAGACTTTAAAACTCATTTTCACGCTACTTATGGAATGACTGAAACCATCACTCATATCGCCATGAAACCTCTTAATGATTCTCGTACTTCTCAATCATACCATTGCCTACCCGGAATATCGATAGACCAAGATAGCAGAGGTTGCTTGAGAATATATTCACAGCGACTTCCTCAAGATATTACTGTTACCAACGATAGAGTAGAGCTCATTAATGAAAAGGAATTTATACTATTAGGAAGGGCCGATGCTGTAATAAATTCCGGTGGATTAAAGATTCAAACAGAAGAATTAGAGGAGCTTATCAAAGAAAATCTAGGGCTAGAAATCATGATTGGTTATAAAGAGGATGACGTTCTAGGGCAAAAAGTGGTTTTATTAATTGAAGGACAAGCAGAAAAGTTTGACAAGCAAAAAATACTCGCTCAGCTCCAACTTTTTTTAAGCAAAAATAAGTTACCTAAAGAAATACTATTCATTACTCTGCTTTTTAAAACACCTAACCAAAAAATTAATAGGGCGCAAAATCAAGAGTGGATTTCCAAGAATTGCTAA
- a CDS encoding START domain-containing protein, with amino-acid sequence MKIVKQSDGISVYKVKNAHETLNRIIARTQVSSNYMDVLCLIKDFGHQKDWIYSNHDAFVLDSIGPYRWIYYGVSETPWPILDRDVVAEVELMIDETQKRITVHSVAKPDLIPPSDELVRIQMMDSKWKITKIGENSTVVVMDILIDVGGAVPHWLVNLFSSNGPMGTFKNLKKELKKPNRQDCDCGYKELLN; translated from the coding sequence ATGAAAATCGTCAAACAATCGGATGGCATTTCTGTGTATAAAGTTAAAAATGCACATGAAACTCTAAACCGTATTATTGCCAGAACTCAAGTTTCCTCAAATTATATGGATGTCCTTTGTTTAATTAAGGACTTTGGTCATCAGAAAGATTGGATTTATTCTAATCATGATGCATTTGTACTAGACAGCATTGGCCCATATAGGTGGATTTATTATGGCGTATCAGAAACTCCTTGGCCTATATTGGATAGAGATGTGGTAGCTGAAGTGGAATTGATGATAGATGAAACCCAAAAAAGAATTACTGTTCATTCCGTAGCCAAACCAGACCTTATTCCTCCTTCTGACGAATTGGTGCGGATACAAATGATGGATTCAAAGTGGAAAATCACTAAGATAGGTGAAAATAGTACTGTGGTTGTGATGGATATATTAATAGATGTAGGAGGTGCCGTTCCACATTGGTTGGTGAATCTTTTTAGTTCTAATGGTCCCATGGGCACTTTTAAAAATTTAAAGAAAGAGCTTAAGAAGCCAAATAGGCAAGATTGTGATTGTGGATATAAAGAATTATTGAACTAG
- a CDS encoding nuclear transport factor 2 family protein → MKKLFIAFCLFLSIGIFAQSVEKEQEAIKDIIQTAYVEGLQNEGNIRKIDAGIHPEFNLLGIDKGDEMWKLSISEWKDKTVKRLDAGELPRKENLISIKFLDIDVTGTAAVVKIEFYVGEKLTYVDYISLYKFESGWKMVNKIYYKFK, encoded by the coding sequence ATGAAAAAGTTATTTATTGCTTTTTGCCTATTTTTAAGTATTGGTATTTTTGCTCAAAGTGTTGAGAAGGAACAAGAAGCTATTAAAGATATTATTCAAACCGCTTATGTAGAAGGCTTACAGAACGAGGGAAACATCAGAAAAATAGACGCCGGCATTCATCCAGAATTTAACCTGCTCGGTATTGATAAAGGCGATGAAATGTGGAAGCTCTCCATTAGTGAGTGGAAAGATAAAACGGTGAAACGATTAGATGCAGGTGAATTACCTCGAAAAGAAAACTTAATTTCAATTAAGTTCCTTGATATTGATGTTACAGGTACTGCTGCTGTTGTGAAAATTGAATTCTATGTAGGTGAAAAACTAACTTATGTCGATTATATTTCACTCTATAAGTTTGAAAGTGGATGGAAGATGGTAAATAAGATTTACTACAAATTTAAATAG
- a CDS encoding helix-turn-helix transcriptional regulator yields the protein MAIIVNLDVMLAKRKMSLTELSQRVGITMANLSILKTAKAKAIRFSTLDTICEVLDCQPGDILEYQPENQ from the coding sequence ATGGCCATAATAGTAAATTTAGATGTGATGTTGGCAAAACGAAAGATGAGCCTCACCGAACTTTCACAAAGAGTAGGAATAACCATGGCCAATTTGTCCATATTGAAAACCGCAAAAGCTAAGGCCATTAGATTTTCAACCTTAGATACCATATGTGAAGTATTAGATTGTCAACCCGGTGATATATTAGAATATCAACCAGAAAACCAATAA
- a CDS encoding DUF2975 domain-containing protein: MKAKPTSVKIIYWMTNILFWIYAAASLFAIFFAGGIILGLLNKTQLHVGMPIAMDLNEMGLMHYNGESVNVELVEMYGKLHFVDATSKVTRVFGYFMLVALSLGLYIFMTFKTFITNVYHGDYFDRGNILLLKRISYALIAMWLFAIFYAAFQKFYMLKHITFETVSVSGDYQTFNGVLVVALILWVLSHIFQKGVELERENELTI, from the coding sequence ATGAAAGCAAAACCAACAAGTGTGAAAATTATATATTGGATGACCAATATTTTATTTTGGATATATGCCGCAGCTTCTCTATTTGCCATCTTTTTTGCTGGCGGTATTATTTTAGGATTATTAAACAAAACCCAACTTCACGTGGGAATGCCCATAGCAATGGATTTAAATGAGATGGGTCTGATGCATTATAATGGAGAAAGTGTAAATGTGGAATTGGTGGAAATGTATGGAAAGCTACACTTTGTGGATGCCACAAGTAAAGTAACCAGAGTATTTGGGTATTTTATGTTGGTAGCATTAAGTCTTGGCCTATATATTTTCATGACTTTTAAAACCTTCATTACCAATGTTTATCATGGAGATTATTTCGACCGTGGAAATATATTATTGTTAAAACGAATTTCTTATGCATTAATAGCCATGTGGTTATTTGCCATCTTTTATGCAGCCTTTCAGAAATTCTATATGTTAAAGCATATCACTTTTGAAACAGTGAGTGTTTCTGGAGATTATCAAACCTTCAATGGAGTATTGGTGGTGGCACTAATCCTTTGGGTTTTGTCGCATATCTTTCAAAAAGGAGTAGAGTTAGAAAGAGAAAATGAACTAACCATATAA